One segment of Actinomycetota bacterium DNA contains the following:
- a CDS encoding penicillin-binding protein 2 — protein sequence MARRGARPALRLFALLGVMAISLLAVAGRLVHLQVVKAEAFEDLGSRQRVRRVELPAKRGSILDRNGVPLAMSVDAAAIYANPQFVTDAAGSAAAIGPLLGIEPALIQERLQRTAPFVYLARKVDIAAAGRVLALSLPGIGSLDEIKRVYPAGPLAAQVVGFVGTDNVGLGGLEAGWEQLLAGVPGEEILEQDPRGRPIAGGESKLRLPERGQDLILTIDRDIQFATEEALERALKQTGASNGTAIVMEPRTGDVLAMANWPPLDPNSFSGANADEMRNRALQDAYEPGSVNKVITAAAALEAKLVDPAEILRIPDNLQIADKTFRDFQSHNVWKISYAEALARSSNVGTIQVAQRVGKTKLHSMLRSFGLGTKTGIGFPAESAGILLDTADWYTTSMGTIPIGQGIAVTPLQIAQVYSTIANDGVLVPPRLVRATVDRDGDTIERQGRENRRVIAPYTAAQIRAMLVGVVEEGTGRSARIPGYVIAGKTGTAQKPLAGERGYSKDVVTTFVGMVPADAPRFVVVVVLDAPDTHTSAATAAPVFTEIARFVITRLKVPPALVPSGRASFASLAATRAR from the coding sequence GTGGCTCGCCGCGGCGCCCGGCCAGCGCTCCGTCTCTTCGCGCTTCTCGGCGTGATGGCGATCTCATTGCTCGCCGTCGCCGGCCGCCTGGTGCACCTGCAGGTCGTGAAGGCGGAGGCGTTCGAGGATCTCGGTTCGAGGCAGCGCGTCCGGCGGGTCGAGCTCCCCGCCAAACGGGGGAGCATCCTCGACCGGAACGGCGTCCCGCTCGCGATGTCGGTGGACGCCGCCGCGATCTACGCGAACCCCCAGTTCGTCACCGATGCCGCCGGGAGCGCGGCCGCGATCGGACCGCTGCTCGGCATCGAGCCGGCGCTGATCCAAGAACGGCTGCAGCGCACCGCGCCGTTCGTATACCTGGCCCGTAAGGTCGACATCGCCGCCGCCGGGCGCGTACTGGCTCTGAGCCTCCCCGGGATCGGCTCGCTCGACGAGATCAAGCGCGTCTATCCGGCGGGACCGCTCGCGGCGCAGGTGGTCGGCTTCGTCGGCACCGACAACGTCGGCCTCGGCGGCCTCGAAGCCGGATGGGAGCAGCTCCTCGCCGGCGTGCCGGGCGAAGAGATCCTGGAGCAGGATCCGCGCGGGCGGCCGATCGCCGGCGGCGAGAGCAAGCTTCGTCTTCCCGAACGGGGGCAGGACCTGATCCTGACCATCGACCGCGACATCCAGTTCGCGACCGAAGAAGCCTTGGAGCGAGCGCTGAAACAGACCGGAGCGAGTAACGGAACGGCGATCGTGATGGAGCCTCGGACGGGCGACGTGCTGGCGATGGCGAACTGGCCGCCCCTCGACCCCAACTCTTTCTCCGGCGCCAACGCGGACGAGATGCGCAACCGCGCGCTGCAAGACGCGTACGAGCCGGGGTCGGTGAACAAGGTCATCACCGCCGCCGCCGCGCTCGAGGCGAAGCTCGTCGATCCGGCCGAGATACTCAGGATCCCGGATAATCTCCAGATCGCCGACAAGACCTTCCGTGATTTCCAGTCGCACAACGTGTGGAAGATCTCCTACGCCGAAGCGCTGGCTCGCTCCTCGAACGTCGGAACCATCCAGGTGGCGCAGCGTGTTGGGAAGACGAAGCTGCACTCGATGCTGCGGAGCTTCGGGCTCGGCACGAAGACGGGGATCGGCTTCCCCGCGGAGTCGGCCGGCATCCTGCTCGACACGGCCGACTGGTACACCACGAGCATGGGCACCATCCCGATCGGGCAGGGGATCGCCGTCACCCCGTTGCAGATCGCGCAGGTCTACTCGACCATCGCGAACGACGGCGTGCTCGTTCCGCCGCGTCTCGTCCGTGCGACGGTCGACCGTGACGGCGACACGATCGAGCGTCAGGGACGCGAGAACCGCCGGGTGATCGCTCCGTACACCGCCGCCCAGATCCGCGCGATGCTGGTCGGTGTCGTCGAAGAAGGCACCGGACGGAGCGCGCGCATCCCCGGCTACGTCATCGCCGGCAAGACGGGCACCGCGCAGAAGCCGCTCGCCGGCGAGCGCGGTTACTCGAAGGACGTCGTTACGACCTTCGTGGGCATGGTGCCGGCCGACGCGCCGCGGTTCGTCGTCGTCGTGGTGCTCGACGCTCCGGATACGCACACCTCGGCCGCGACCGCTGCGCCGGTGTTCACCGAGATCGCTCGGTTCGTCATCACGCGATTGAAGGTTCCGCCCGCCCTGGTTCCGTCGGGGCGCGCGTCTTTCGCGTCGTTAGCAGCGACAAGAGCACGATGA
- the rsmH gene encoding 16S rRNA (cytosine(1402)-N(4))-methyltransferase RsmH, with the protein MDGRASHVPVLTDEVARVLVPEGTGLEELVLVDATVGAGGHAERLLEASGSGSRLLGIDRDGSALDIARRRLDRFGDRVRLVQGNFDELEGIVGGADWGPVGGILYDFGVSSMHLDSPGRGFSYREEAPLDMRMDRIQELTAADIVNTYPHPDLARIIRTYGEERWASRIATFIVEARRRRPLSTTLELVELIRDAVPSAARRGGPHPAHRTFQALRIEVNGELDAISSSLPQAVATLREGGRLVAISYHSLEDRIVKRFMVDESRGEVPRLRVITRRPVQPEPEEIAANPRAKAAKLRAAERWGLHPSGGSSPRPGGSAA; encoded by the coding sequence ATGGACGGGCGTGCATCGCACGTCCCCGTCCTTACGGATGAGGTAGCGCGGGTCCTCGTTCCAGAGGGGACGGGGCTGGAAGAGCTAGTGCTGGTTGATGCGACGGTCGGAGCGGGCGGTCATGCAGAACGACTACTCGAAGCGAGCGGCTCAGGGAGCAGACTCCTCGGCATCGACCGAGACGGGTCCGCCCTCGACATCGCCCGCCGACGCCTCGACCGCTTCGGGGATCGCGTTCGGCTCGTTCAAGGAAACTTCGATGAGCTCGAAGGGATCGTCGGCGGGGCTGACTGGGGGCCCGTCGGCGGCATCCTCTACGACTTCGGGGTCTCCTCTATGCACCTCGACTCGCCGGGGCGCGGCTTCTCGTATCGCGAAGAGGCTCCGCTCGACATGCGCATGGATCGGATTCAGGAGCTCACTGCGGCAGACATCGTCAACACGTATCCGCATCCCGATCTTGCACGCATCATTCGAACCTACGGGGAAGAGCGATGGGCATCGCGCATCGCAACCTTCATCGTCGAGGCCCGGCGTCGGAGGCCCCTCTCCACGACCCTCGAGCTCGTGGAACTCATCCGCGACGCTGTGCCTTCCGCGGCGCGCCGGGGCGGGCCGCACCCGGCGCACCGCACCTTTCAAGCTCTCCGCATCGAGGTCAACGGCGAGCTCGATGCGATCAGTTCTTCCCTGCCGCAGGCGGTGGCGACGCTCAGAGAAGGCGGGCGCCTCGTCGCGATCTCGTACCACTCGCTGGAGGACCGCATCGTGAAGCGGTTCATGGTGGACGAGTCTCGCGGCGAGGTGCCCCGCCTGCGTGTCATCACCCGGCGGCCGGTTCAGCCCGAGCCTGAAGAGATCGCCGCGAACCCGCGTGCGAAGGCCGCGAAGCTGCGTGCCGCCGAGCGCTGGGGCCTGCATCCGTCCGGCGGATCCTCGCCGCGACCCGGAGGGAGCGCGGCGTGA
- the mraZ gene encoding division/cell wall cluster transcriptional repressor MraZ: MFLGEFQHSLDAKGRIILPSRFRGRLESGLVLTRGLDGCLWVMSQGDWESFSLRLTALSVADPRGRDTARFFFSGASEDRPDKQGRISVPEPLRRHASLERDVVVIGTGPRIEVWNPERWEVRRASVEENLEDRIADLQL; this comes from the coding sequence GTGTTCCTGGGGGAGTTTCAACACTCGCTGGACGCGAAGGGGAGGATCATCCTTCCCTCCCGCTTCCGCGGGCGCTTGGAATCCGGACTCGTCCTCACTCGAGGCCTGGACGGGTGCTTGTGGGTCATGTCCCAAGGCGACTGGGAGAGCTTCAGCCTAAGGCTGACCGCACTCTCGGTGGCGGATCCGCGGGGGCGGGACACCGCAAGGTTCTTCTTCTCAGGTGCGAGCGAGGACCGGCCGGACAAGCAGGGCCGGATCTCCGTACCGGAACCCCTCCGCCGCCACGCGAGTCTCGAACGTGACGTGGTCGTGATCGGCACGGGGCCCCGCATCGAAGTGTGGAACCCCGAGCGTTGGGAAGTCCGGCGCGCAAGCGTCGAGGAGAACTTGGAAGACCGGATCGCGGATCTGCAGCTGTAG
- a CDS encoding HNH endonuclease — protein sequence MGRALVLNATYEPLCVVPIRRAVVLVLKQKAEVLHQDGGSLHSERMTIAIPSVIRLKYFVRVPLRARASLSRRAVFIRDHHLCQYCGSAAENVDHVIPRSRGGTHTWDNVVAACKRCNSRKENRLPHEAGLQLKTTPRAPHDSVWIVVAVGRVDPKWAPYLSHGTRRSAEAHA from the coding sequence TTGGGGAGAGCCCTCGTCCTCAACGCGACGTACGAGCCGTTATGCGTCGTTCCGATACGTCGCGCGGTCGTTCTCGTCCTGAAACAGAAGGCTGAGGTCCTTCATCAGGACGGCGGGTCCCTCCACAGCGAACGGATGACCATCGCGATCCCCTCGGTGATCCGGCTCAAATACTTCGTTCGGGTCCCGCTTCGTGCGCGCGCCTCGCTGTCCCGTCGAGCGGTATTCATCCGCGATCACCATCTCTGTCAGTACTGCGGGTCCGCGGCCGAGAACGTCGATCACGTGATACCGCGCAGCCGCGGCGGCACACACACGTGGGACAACGTCGTCGCGGCCTGCAAGCGCTGTAACTCCCGTAAGGAGAACCGACTCCCGCACGAGGCCGGGCTCCAGCTCAAGACGACACCGCGTGCTCCGCACGATTCGGTGTGGATCGTCGTGGCCGTCGGGCGCGTCGATCCGAAGTGGGCGCCGTATCTCTCGCACGGCACCCGCCGCTCCGCAGAAGCCCACGCCTAG
- a CDS encoding ABC transporter ATP-binding protein: MTEGILIERKVGAVSAVDAVDLTIERGETLGLVGESGCGKSTVGKTILRLIEPTAGTITFDGQDITALTGEPLRRIRRRMQMIFQDPYSSLDPRQSVSSLLSESLEVHGITRGKGADQRVRELLDAVGLPVESGGRYPHEFSGGQRQRIGIARALAVGPDLIVADEPVSALDVSIQAQIITLMEQLQKELGLTYLFVAHDLAVVRHISDRVAVMYLGKIMEVAPSDDLYRAPLHPYTISLLSAIPIPDPEVELRRVRILLAGDLPSPAAPPSGCRFHTRCPFRQPERCAEEVPDLRELEPNHTVACHYAEDIRGGRIRPRMVEPTAVAEGESEPA, encoded by the coding sequence ATGACCGAGGGGATCCTCATCGAGCGGAAAGTCGGTGCCGTTTCCGCCGTCGACGCTGTCGACCTCACGATCGAACGGGGGGAGACATTGGGGTTGGTGGGGGAGTCCGGCTGCGGCAAGAGCACGGTCGGCAAGACGATCCTGCGCCTCATCGAGCCGACGGCCGGCACGATCACGTTCGACGGTCAAGACATCACTGCTCTGACCGGCGAGCCGCTGCGTCGCATCCGACGGCGGATGCAGATGATCTTTCAGGATCCCTACTCGAGCCTCGACCCGCGGCAGAGCGTCTCGTCGCTGCTATCCGAGTCGCTCGAGGTTCACGGGATCACCCGTGGTAAAGGCGCGGATCAGCGCGTGCGCGAGCTGCTGGACGCGGTCGGGCTGCCCGTCGAGTCCGGCGGCCGCTACCCGCACGAATTCTCGGGCGGGCAGCGTCAACGAATCGGGATCGCACGCGCGCTGGCGGTCGGGCCGGATCTGATCGTCGCAGACGAGCCGGTATCGGCGCTCGATGTGTCGATCCAGGCTCAGATCATCACTCTCATGGAGCAGCTCCAGAAAGAGCTGGGACTGACCTACCTCTTCGTCGCCCACGACCTCGCGGTCGTGAGACACATCTCGGACCGGGTCGCGGTGATGTACCTAGGCAAGATCATGGAGGTAGCTCCCTCGGACGATCTCTATAGGGCACCACTGCATCCGTACACGATCTCATTGCTGTCGGCGATCCCCATCCCGGATCCGGAGGTCGAACTGCGGCGTGTGCGGATCCTGCTCGCCGGCGACTTGCCGAGCCCGGCCGCTCCGCCCTCAGGCTGTCGGTTTCACACCCGCTGTCCCTTCCGGCAGCCGGAGCGCTGTGCCGAAGAGGTTCCGGATCTTCGGGAACTCGAGCCGAACCACACGGTCGCCTGTCACTATGCAGAGGACATCCGGGGGGGGCGGATCCGTCCACGGATGGTCGAGCCCACCGCGGTGGCCGAGGGCGAGTCCGAGCCCGCGTGA
- a CDS encoding ABC transporter ATP-binding protein: MALLEVRDLHVTFRRRGRREVRAVDRVSFDVDPGATIGIVGESGCGKSVTSLAILSLLPQRGVEVTGSVKLDGRELLGLPDEAMRDVRGREIAMIFQDPMTSLNPVLTIGRQIAEVLEKHFGTQRGRAIAEAAQLLDLVGIPAARQRVGEYPHQLSGGMRQRAMIAMALACQPKLLIADEPTTALDVTIQAQILGLLQALIRDRGTALVLITHDLGVVAGTCERVHVMYAGRFVEDADIRELFARPRHPYTGGLLASVPRLDLPRGVPLQPIKGSPRDTIPWDAACAFAPRCANKIDRCVAETPALEEVEREHLLRCFNPLPSAWVAADRTSGEDQA, translated from the coding sequence ATGGCCCTGCTCGAGGTACGAGACCTTCACGTCACGTTCCGGCGGCGCGGTCGGCGCGAGGTGAGAGCCGTGGATCGAGTCTCCTTCGACGTGGATCCCGGCGCGACGATCGGCATCGTAGGGGAGTCGGGCTGCGGTAAGAGCGTGACGTCGCTCGCGATTCTCAGCCTGCTGCCGCAGCGAGGAGTCGAAGTAACCGGGTCGGTCAAGCTCGACGGCCGCGAGCTCCTGGGCTTGCCGGATGAGGCGATGCGCGACGTCCGCGGCCGCGAGATCGCGATGATCTTCCAGGACCCAATGACCTCTCTGAACCCGGTGCTCACGATCGGCAGGCAGATCGCCGAAGTGCTCGAGAAGCATTTCGGTACCCAGCGCGGCCGGGCCATCGCAGAAGCGGCCCAGTTGCTCGACTTGGTCGGCATCCCGGCGGCACGGCAGCGCGTCGGCGAGTATCCCCATCAGCTTTCGGGCGGGATGCGGCAGCGGGCGATGATTGCGATGGCGCTCGCGTGCCAGCCCAAGCTGCTCATCGCCGACGAACCGACGACCGCCTTGGATGTCACGATCCAGGCGCAGATCCTCGGCTTGCTGCAGGCCCTTATCCGTGATCGAGGCACGGCGCTCGTGCTCATCACGCATGACCTAGGAGTCGTCGCCGGAACCTGCGAGCGCGTTCACGTCATGTATGCGGGTCGATTCGTCGAGGATGCGGACATCCGCGAGCTGTTCGCCCGTCCGCGCCACCCCTACACCGGCGGACTCCTCGCCTCAGTGCCACGGCTCGATCTTCCACGGGGAGTGCCCCTCCAACCGATCAAGGGCTCCCCGCGCGACACGATCCCGTGGGACGCCGCATGTGCGTTCGCCCCCCGCTGCGCCAACAAGATCGATCGGTGCGTCGCGGAGACTCCGGCTCTCGAAGAGGTCGAGCGCGAGCATCTTCTTCGTTGCTTCAACCCCCTGCCGTCGGCCTGGGTCGCGGCGGACCGCACGTCGGGGGAGGATCAGGCGTGA
- a CDS encoding ABC transporter permease — protein sequence MSLAEAEVRQLQVEGADDAVTLWSDAWQRLKRNPSAIVGIVLIVIFILVGVLAPWLAPEPPNLPRLERITPGNFPGPSADHWFGVDQLGRDELTRVLYGARYSLVIGVVSVAIGAAVGMLIGAVAGSLGGWVDNVLMRLMDMMLAIPGLLFAIAVAAALGRSLTSVMIAIGVVNIPPIARLLRGAMLAERERDYVLALRSVGVKRRRITLNHMLPNATAPVIVQATLALATAIIDAAGLAFLGLGAQDPGIPEWGRMLAETQSFLQHAPHLALFPGAAIVLSVLGFNLLGDGLREALDPKLRR from the coding sequence ATGAGCTTGGCGGAGGCAGAGGTTCGACAGCTCCAAGTCGAGGGCGCCGATGACGCCGTCACGCTGTGGAGCGACGCGTGGCAGAGGCTCAAGCGCAACCCGAGCGCGATCGTCGGCATCGTGCTGATCGTCATCTTCATACTCGTAGGGGTTCTCGCCCCATGGCTGGCGCCGGAACCACCCAACCTCCCGCGACTCGAGCGGATCACGCCGGGAAACTTTCCCGGACCGTCGGCGGACCATTGGTTCGGCGTGGATCAGCTCGGCAGGGACGAGCTGACCCGGGTCCTCTACGGGGCGCGGTACTCGCTCGTGATCGGTGTGGTATCCGTCGCGATCGGTGCCGCGGTCGGGATGCTGATCGGTGCCGTGGCCGGATCGCTGGGAGGATGGGTTGACAACGTCCTGATGCGATTGATGGACATGATGCTGGCCATCCCAGGCCTGCTGTTCGCGATCGCGGTCGCGGCTGCCTTAGGGCGAAGTCTTACCTCGGTGATGATCGCGATCGGCGTCGTGAACATCCCCCCGATCGCTCGCCTGTTGCGCGGCGCGATGCTGGCCGAGCGCGAACGCGATTATGTGCTCGCCCTCCGATCCGTCGGCGTGAAGCGTCGAAGGATCACCCTGAACCACATGCTCCCGAATGCGACGGCCCCGGTGATCGTTCAAGCCACGCTCGCGCTCGCGACGGCCATCATCGACGCGGCGGGGCTGGCGTTCCTCGGTCTGGGCGCTCAGGATCCCGGCATCCCCGAGTGGGGACGGATGCTGGCCGAGACGCAATCGTTCTTGCAGCACGCGCCGCACCTGGCTCTGTTCCCCGGGGCAGCCATCGTCCTTTCCGTCCTCGGCTTCAACCTGCTCGGCGACGGCCTCCGCGAAGCTCTCGACCCCAAGCTGCGGCGCTGA
- a CDS encoding ABC transporter permease, whose product PSYDEPVLKFSVRRLLQLIPILLGLSILIFIWIRALPGSPAEALLGERATQESVREVRRVYGLDRPLHQQYFSYVKQVASGDLGQSIRSRRAITTEIRERFPATVELSIAAMIFAVGLGIPLGFVAAKRYRTWFDHWSLGGSLLGISMPVFFLALILKFVFGVKLGWLPTIGRSDVTVTVQHPTGFYILDAMLTLDPRAFWDAVRHLILPAVALGTIPLAIVTRITRAAVLDVINEDYVRTARAKGMSPRVVDRRHVLKNAMLPITTVIGLQLGILLSGAILTETVFAWGGMGQWMSQAIFNRDYPVLQGGILFLAVVFVVVNLLVDVAYALLDPRIRVR is encoded by the coding sequence GCCGTCCTATGATGAGCCCGTGCTGAAGTTCAGCGTTCGCCGGCTGCTCCAGCTCATCCCGATCCTGCTCGGTCTGTCCATCCTCATCTTCATCTGGATTCGAGCATTGCCCGGCAGTCCGGCCGAGGCCCTCCTCGGTGAGCGAGCGACCCAGGAGTCCGTTCGCGAAGTGCGGCGCGTGTACGGGCTCGATCGTCCGCTGCATCAGCAGTACTTCAGCTACGTGAAGCAGGTCGCGAGCGGCGATCTGGGCCAGTCGATCCGCAGCAGGCGCGCGATCACTACGGAGATCCGTGAACGATTCCCGGCAACGGTCGAGCTATCGATCGCGGCGATGATCTTCGCCGTCGGTCTCGGCATCCCGTTGGGGTTCGTCGCCGCGAAGCGGTATCGCACCTGGTTCGATCATTGGTCCTTAGGAGGATCGCTCCTCGGTATCTCCATGCCGGTGTTCTTCCTCGCGCTCATCCTGAAATTCGTGTTCGGCGTGAAGCTCGGCTGGCTGCCCACGATCGGCCGTAGCGACGTGACGGTGACGGTTCAGCATCCGACCGGCTTCTACATCCTCGACGCCATGCTAACGCTGGACCCGCGAGCCTTCTGGGACGCCGTCCGGCACCTCATCCTGCCGGCGGTCGCCTTGGGCACGATCCCGCTTGCGATAGTTACCCGGATCACCAGGGCGGCGGTGCTCGACGTGATAAACGAGGACTACGTTCGTACCGCGCGCGCGAAGGGGATGTCGCCCCGGGTCGTCGATCGTCGTCACGTGCTCAAGAATGCGATGCTGCCCATCACGACCGTGATCGGATTGCAGCTCGGGATCCTCCTGTCGGGTGCGATCCTCACCGAGACCGTCTTCGCGTGGGGCGGAATGGGTCAGTGGATGTCGCAGGCGATCTTCAATCGCGACTATCCCGTTCTCCAGGGTGGGATCCTGTTCCTGGCCGTCGTTTTCGTGGTCGTCAACCTTCTCGTAGACGTCGCCTACGCGCTGCTCGACCCGCGCATCCGGGTGAGGTGA
- a CDS encoding ABC transporter substrate-binding protein — MKHPRMLVRIPAVFAVLALVATACGGDEEPGGGGKKGGSFVFGASADPVSLDGAKVSDGESIRVIYQMFEGLVRVKDGGFEPEPSLATSWKPSADGTSWTFDLRKGVKFHDGTDFNADAVCANFNRWFNFRGLLATESVAYYWTSVFGTFSDKASDSLYKSCTATDADTAVINLTTPSSSFIAGLTLPSFSIASPTALRQYEADKISGTADAPKFEGSYDFEHPTGTGPFKFESFRANDRVTLVRNDDYWGEEALFDRLIFRTIEKAADRRVALETGEIQAYENPDPGDLTALEAAGFKLAQRDPFNVGYVGFTQKVKPFDNLKIRQAIAHALNKDALLKAKYPPGAVPATQFVPPDLPGWNADVTMYEYSPDKARQLIADSGVTTPITLEFAYPTGVSRGYMPDPAANFQAFKADLEAVGFRVVPKTAPWSPDYLTEAHDGKYGMYLLGWLADFGDADNFVGVFFQNPKAEFGFTNQAIFSKLDEAERETEEARRVTLYKEANKLISDLVPGVPYVHTSTYVVLAKNVQGFIPSPINLERYSIVSFT, encoded by the coding sequence GTGAAGCATCCGCGCATGCTCGTGCGCATCCCGGCTGTGTTCGCCGTGCTCGCGCTGGTCGCGACGGCGTGCGGGGGTGACGAGGAGCCGGGAGGCGGTGGGAAGAAAGGCGGGTCGTTCGTGTTCGGAGCGTCTGCCGATCCGGTGAGTCTCGACGGCGCGAAAGTGTCGGACGGCGAATCGATCCGAGTCATCTACCAGATGTTCGAAGGCCTTGTTCGTGTGAAGGATGGCGGCTTCGAGCCGGAACCCTCTCTGGCGACGTCGTGGAAGCCGTCGGCCGACGGCACCTCCTGGACCTTCGATCTCCGCAAGGGCGTGAAGTTCCACGATGGTACCGATTTCAATGCCGACGCGGTATGCGCGAACTTCAATCGGTGGTTCAACTTCCGCGGGTTGCTCGCCACTGAATCGGTGGCGTACTACTGGACGTCGGTCTTCGGCACGTTCAGTGACAAGGCCTCGGATAGCCTGTACAAGTCGTGCACGGCAACGGATGCCGACACCGCGGTGATCAATCTCACGACGCCGTCGTCTTCGTTCATCGCCGGCCTGACCCTTCCGTCGTTCTCGATCGCAAGCCCGACGGCGCTCCGTCAGTACGAGGCGGACAAAATCTCCGGAACGGCGGACGCTCCGAAGTTCGAGGGAAGCTACGACTTCGAGCATCCTACCGGAACGGGTCCCTTCAAATTCGAGAGCTTCCGTGCGAACGATCGGGTAACGCTCGTTCGCAACGACGACTACTGGGGCGAAGAGGCTCTGTTCGACAGGCTCATCTTCCGCACCATCGAGAAAGCGGCCGACCGGCGCGTCGCCCTCGAGACGGGCGAGATCCAGGCGTATGAGAATCCCGACCCGGGCGATCTCACCGCACTCGAAGCCGCCGGGTTCAAGCTCGCCCAGCGCGATCCGTTCAACGTGGGTTACGTCGGCTTCACTCAGAAGGTGAAGCCGTTCGATAACCTCAAGATCCGCCAAGCGATCGCACATGCCCTCAACAAGGACGCGCTCCTCAAGGCGAAGTACCCGCCGGGAGCCGTGCCGGCGACGCAGTTCGTCCCGCCCGATCTTCCCGGATGGAACGCGGACGTCACGATGTACGAGTACAGCCCCGACAAGGCGAGGCAGCTGATCGCCGACTCCGGCGTCACCACGCCGATCACCCTCGAGTTCGCCTATCCGACCGGGGTCAGCCGGGGGTACATGCCCGACCCGGCCGCGAACTTCCAGGCGTTCAAGGCCGACCTCGAGGCTGTGGGCTTCCGGGTGGTTCCTAAGACGGCACCGTGGAGTCCCGACTATCTCACCGAGGCACACGACGGCAAGTACGGGATGTACCTCCTGGGGTGGCTCGCCGACTTCGGCGACGCCGACAACTTCGTCGGCGTCTTCTTCCAGAACCCGAAGGCGGAGTTCGGGTTCACCAACCAGGCGATCTTCTCCAAGCTCGACGAGGCAGAGCGGGAGACCGAGGAGGCCAGGCGTGTGACGCTCTACAAGGAGGCCAACAAGCTGATCTCCGATCTCGTGCCGGGCGTCCCGTACGTCCACACGTCGACGTACGTGGTCCTGGCGAAGAACGTCCAAGGGTTCATCCCGAGTCCGATCAACCTCGAGCGTTATTCGATCGTCTCCTTCACATAG
- a CDS encoding MoxR family ATPase has product MAATRLAEEPVPPRKSGRSNGDFAASFERLQANIEQVIQGKSQQIRLALVCLFAEGHLLIEDVPGVGKTLLAKSIAKTIGCTWRRIQFTPDLLPTDVTGVSVFDQEHGDFEFRQGAVFANVVLGDEVNRASPKTQSSLLEAMEEKQVTVDGVTHVLPEPFIVMATQNPVEHEGTYPLPVAQLDRFLMRLSIGYPNSQSEIEVLHRHGQHSALDEIEAVANARTILAMIEAAKQVHVAETLNSYIVELIASTRHTSELSLGASPRASLALLRACRAYAASEGRDYVIPDDVKALASAVIPHRLIVSPEADMSGRTPVDVVDDLVEQVAIPIRG; this is encoded by the coding sequence ATGGCCGCCACCCGTCTCGCGGAGGAGCCTGTGCCGCCACGCAAGTCCGGCCGTTCGAACGGCGATTTCGCGGCTTCGTTCGAACGCCTCCAGGCCAACATCGAACAAGTCATCCAGGGCAAGTCACAGCAGATCCGGCTCGCGCTCGTGTGCCTTTTCGCCGAGGGCCACCTCCTGATCGAGGATGTGCCGGGCGTGGGCAAGACCCTCCTCGCGAAATCGATCGCGAAAACGATCGGATGCACATGGCGCCGCATCCAATTCACGCCCGACCTCCTTCCGACCGACGTCACCGGGGTCAGCGTCTTCGACCAGGAACACGGCGATTTCGAGTTCCGCCAGGGAGCGGTGTTCGCGAACGTCGTGCTCGGTGACGAGGTGAACCGGGCCTCGCCGAAGACGCAGTCGTCGCTCCTCGAAGCCATGGAGGAAAAGCAGGTGACCGTCGACGGGGTCACTCACGTGCTCCCCGAACCGTTCATCGTGATGGCGACCCAGAATCCCGTCGAGCACGAGGGCACCTATCCCCTGCCGGTCGCCCAGCTCGACCGGTTCCTCATGCGCCTTTCGATCGGCTATCCGAACTCGCAGTCCGAGATCGAGGTGCTCCACCGCCACGGGCAGCACTCGGCCCTCGATGAGATCGAAGCCGTGGCGAACGCTCGAACGATCCTCGCCATGATCGAGGCCGCCAAACAGGTTCACGTGGCGGAGACCCTGAACTCGTACATCGTCGAACTGATCGCCTCGACCCGACACACCTCGGAGCTCTCCCTCGGCGCGAGTCCGCGCGCATCCCTGGCTCTGCTCCGCGCCTGTCGCGCCTACGCGGCGTCCGAGGGACGGGATTACGTCATACCCGATGACGTCAAAGCGCTCGCCTCGGCCGTCATCCCCCATCGGCTGATCGTCTCTCCCGAGGCCGACATGAGCGGAAGGACACCCGTCGACGTCGTGGACGACCTCGTGGAACAGGTCGCGATCCCGATCCGAGGCTAG